A single Tenacibaculum sp. Bg11-29 DNA region contains:
- a CDS encoding DUF2911 domain-containing protein translates to MKTLYITIVLLFSYIIVYPQLKIPSLSSSSEVKQKVGLTEITIEYSRPSRRGRIIFGESGLLPNKEVWRTGANSATKIIFSKAVFIKGNVLGKGIYTILSFPNDKIWKMKWYRYTDSDWNFYKDKKPVFEIELPVIKMNSKVETFEIHFQDVTLNSTDIVLEWEQTKIKVPVRVKENEEILKSIDRVLYGPSSFDFYQAALYLHETKTNLNKALMYIQKVTKSKEALFFQVTREAMILKDLGKNKEAVKVAKRALLLSEKAKNNDFVRLNENVISALEK, encoded by the coding sequence ATGAAAACACTATATATAACCATTGTTTTACTATTTTCTTATATAATAGTATATCCTCAACTAAAAATACCAAGTCTTAGTTCTTCTTCGGAAGTAAAACAAAAGGTAGGGCTTACAGAAATTACAATTGAATATTCAAGACCAAGTAGAAGAGGACGTATTATTTTTGGAGAATCAGGCTTGTTACCAAATAAAGAAGTATGGAGAACAGGAGCTAATTCAGCAACAAAAATCATTTTTTCAAAAGCTGTATTTATTAAAGGCAATGTGCTGGGAAAAGGGATATATACTATTTTGAGTTTTCCAAATGATAAAATATGGAAAATGAAATGGTATAGATATACCGATTCAGATTGGAATTTTTATAAAGATAAAAAACCTGTTTTTGAAATTGAACTTCCGGTAATAAAAATGAACTCTAAAGTAGAAACATTTGAAATACATTTTCAAGATGTAACTTTAAATAGTACTGATATTGTTTTAGAATGGGAACAAACCAAAATTAAAGTACCTGTAAGAGTAAAAGAAAATGAGGAGATCTTGAAATCGATAGATAGAGTTTTATATGGACCAAGTAGTTTTGATTTCTATCAAGCGGCATTGTATCTTCATGAAACGAAAACAAATTTGAATAAGGCACTAATGTATATTCAAAAAGTAACTAAATCTAAAGAAGCATTGTTTTTTCAAGTAACAAGAGAAGCAATGATTCTTAAAGATTTAGGAAAAAACAAAGAAGCTGTAAAGGTAGCTAAAAGAGCATTGTTGTTGTCTGAAAAAGCAAAAAACAATGATTTTGTTCGGTTGAATGAGAATGTCATTAGTGCGTTAGAAAAGTAA
- a CDS encoding carbon-nitrogen hydrolase family protein → MENTLKIGMAQISPVWLNKALTIEKTKSYIIKAAKEGCELVIFGESFLPGYPFWLSITNAAEFESQVQKEIHAHYIKNAIQIEAGELDEICALAKEHKIAIYIGIIERAKNRGGHSLYCSLVYIDLNGEIKSVHRKLQPTYEERLSWSPGDGNGLEVHSLKQFTVGGLNCWENWMPLPRTALYAQGENLHIAVWPGAERNTIDITKFIAKEARSFVVSVSGYMTIDDFPKDTPNYEEIIKNAPQVLANGGSCIAGPDGEWIIPPVTGKEDLIITTIDFQKILEERHNFDPSGHYSRPDITKLTLNKERQSVIEIINGN, encoded by the coding sequence ATGGAAAACACTTTAAAAATAGGAATGGCTCAAATTTCACCAGTTTGGTTAAACAAAGCACTTACTATTGAAAAAACAAAATCTTATATTATAAAAGCAGCCAAAGAAGGATGTGAATTAGTCATTTTTGGTGAAAGTTTTTTACCTGGTTATCCGTTTTGGTTATCTATAACTAATGCAGCCGAATTTGAATCTCAAGTACAAAAAGAAATTCACGCACATTATATTAAAAATGCCATTCAAATTGAAGCTGGAGAATTAGATGAAATATGTGCACTAGCTAAAGAACATAAAATTGCCATTTACATAGGCATTATAGAAAGAGCTAAAAACCGTGGTGGACATAGTTTGTATTGTTCTTTAGTATACATTGATCTAAATGGTGAAATAAAATCTGTTCACAGAAAATTACAACCTACTTATGAAGAACGATTAAGTTGGTCTCCTGGTGATGGTAACGGATTAGAAGTACATTCATTAAAACAATTTACTGTTGGCGGATTAAATTGTTGGGAAAACTGGATGCCTTTACCTAGAACTGCTTTATATGCTCAAGGTGAAAACCTACACATTGCTGTTTGGCCTGGAGCTGAAAGAAATACTATAGATATTACTAAATTTATAGCTAAAGAGGCAAGATCGTTTGTTGTTTCTGTAAGTGGCTATATGACTATTGATGATTTCCCTAAAGACACTCCTAATTATGAAGAAATTATTAAAAATGCTCCACAAGTATTAGCCAATGGGGGTTCTTGTATTGCAGGACCTGATGGTGAATGGATTATTCCGCCTGTTACAGGGAAAGAAGATTTAATTATTACTACGATAGATTTTCAGAAAATATTAGAAGAACGTCATAATTTTGATCCCTCTGGTCATTATTCTAGACCCGATATAACTAAACTTACTTTAAATAAAGAACGCCAATCTGTTATTGAAATTATTAACGGTAATTAA
- a CDS encoding OmpA family protein — MKQIKIAVIALFTFATLGTVNAQDSDNPWAVGFGVNAVDVRIPSEFGDYAKDYIGTSDWNVLPSISRITVDRYLNDGFSLQLAGSLNKIETFRTENDSDELYWAIDANVKYDLNNLFGETSWFDPYVYLGGGYTSLADQGEGMLNAGFGFNTWFNDNLGLNFQSGGKKEFGDKVQDHFQHSIGLVFQFGGTDTDGDGIFDKDDACPEVAGLKEFNGCPDTDNDGIKDADDACPEVAGLAALNGCPDTDGDAIADKDDACPTVKGTKANNGCPDTDGDGVVDSKDKCPAVAGPSENGGCPWPDTDGDSVLDKDDKCPKVAGVASNNGCPEVVITKAAEKKLNDFARAIYFNSGRTTFKAGVTDNLNRIAAIMKEYPKANFSVQGHTDSQGRAANNKKLSERRAKAVLDYLATKASVAGSRLTSAGFGEDYPIANNKTRAGRAQNRRVEIKLVK, encoded by the coding sequence ATGAAACAAATCAAAATAGCTGTGATAGCTTTGTTTACGTTCGCTACTTTAGGGACAGTAAACGCACAGGATTCAGATAACCCATGGGCGGTTGGATTTGGAGTTAACGCTGTTGACGTTAGAATTCCTTCTGAATTTGGAGATTATGCAAAGGATTATATCGGTACTAGTGACTGGAATGTTTTACCTTCTATTTCAAGAATAACTGTAGATAGATATTTAAACGATGGTTTTTCTTTACAATTAGCTGGTTCTTTAAATAAAATTGAAACTTTTAGAACAGAAAATGATAGCGATGAGCTTTACTGGGCAATTGATGCTAACGTAAAGTACGACTTAAATAACTTATTCGGAGAAACTTCATGGTTTGATCCTTATGTATATTTAGGGGGTGGTTACACTTCTTTAGCTGATCAAGGTGAAGGAATGTTAAACGCAGGTTTTGGATTCAACACTTGGTTTAATGATAACTTAGGATTAAACTTCCAATCAGGAGGGAAAAAAGAATTTGGTGATAAAGTACAAGATCACTTTCAGCACTCAATTGGTTTAGTATTTCAATTTGGAGGTACTGATACTGATGGTGATGGTATTTTTGATAAAGATGATGCTTGTCCAGAAGTTGCTGGTTTAAAAGAATTCAACGGTTGTCCTGATACTGATAATGATGGTATTAAAGATGCTGATGATGCTTGTCCTGAGGTTGCTGGTTTAGCTGCTTTAAACGGATGTCCTGATACTGATGGAGATGCTATTGCTGATAAAGATGATGCTTGTCCTACTGTAAAAGGAACAAAAGCTAACAACGGATGTCCTGATACTGATGGAGACGGTGTAGTTGATAGTAAAGATAAGTGTCCTGCTGTTGCTGGTCCTTCTGAAAATGGAGGTTGCCCTTGGCCAGATACTGATGGAGATAGTGTTTTAGATAAAGACGATAAATGTCCTAAAGTTGCAGGTGTTGCTTCTAACAACGGATGTCCAGAAGTAGTAATTACTAAAGCTGCTGAGAAAAAATTAAATGACTTCGCAAGAGCTATTTATTTTAACTCAGGAAGAACAACTTTTAAAGCTGGTGTTACTGATAACTTAAACAGAATTGCTGCTATTATGAAAGAATATCCTAAAGCTAACTTTAGTGTTCAAGGACATACAGATAGCCAAGGTAGAGCTGCTAACAATAAAAAATTATCTGAAAGAAGAGCTAAGGCTGTTTTAGATTATTTAGCTACTAAAGCTAGTGTTGCAGGATCAAGATTAACTTCTGCTGGATTTGGTGAAGACTATCCAATTGCAAATAACAAAACTAGAGCGGGTAGAGCTCAAAACAGACGTGTTGAGATTAAATTAGTAAAATAA
- the kbl gene encoding glycine C-acetyltransferase has translation MYGKIKEQLQKEIQEIKDAGLYKSERIITSSQDAAIKISTGEEVINFCANNYLGLSNHPEVIQAAKDVMDTHGFGMSSVRFICGTQDIHKQLEEKIAEFYTTEDTILYAAAFDANGGVFEPLLTKEDAIISDSLNHASIIDGVRLCKAARYRYNNNDMSSLEEQLIEASKQGHRFKIIVTDGVFSMDGIVAKLDEICDLADKYDALVMVDECHAAGFIGKTGRGTVELKNVMDRVDIVTGTLGKALGGAMGGYTTGKKEIIEILRQRSRPYLFSNSLAPAIVGASLKVFDLLSNDTSLRDKLEWNTNYFRTEMEKAGFDLVGADAAIVPVMLYDAKLSQNMANKLLEEGIYVIGFFFPVVPKDKARIRVQLSAAHEKEHLDKAIAAFTKVGKELNVI, from the coding sequence ATGTACGGAAAAATAAAAGAACAATTACAAAAAGAAATTCAGGAAATAAAAGATGCTGGATTGTATAAATCTGAAAGAATTATTACATCATCACAAGATGCAGCAATAAAAATATCAACAGGTGAAGAGGTAATTAACTTTTGTGCTAATAATTATTTAGGATTGTCAAACCATCCAGAAGTAATTCAAGCAGCAAAAGATGTTATGGATACACATGGTTTCGGAATGTCGTCTGTACGTTTTATTTGCGGTACGCAAGATATTCACAAACAATTAGAAGAAAAGATAGCTGAGTTTTATACAACTGAAGATACTATTTTGTACGCAGCAGCTTTTGATGCAAATGGTGGTGTTTTCGAACCATTATTAACAAAAGAAGATGCAATTATTTCTGATAGTTTAAATCACGCCTCTATCATTGACGGGGTTCGTTTGTGTAAAGCAGCTCGTTATCGTTATAATAATAATGACATGAGTTCTTTAGAAGAACAATTAATAGAAGCGAGTAAACAAGGTCATCGTTTTAAAATTATTGTTACTGATGGGGTTTTCTCTATGGATGGTATTGTAGCAAAACTAGATGAAATTTGTGATTTAGCAGATAAATACGATGCTTTAGTAATGGTTGATGAATGTCATGCAGCCGGATTCATTGGTAAAACAGGTCGTGGTACTGTTGAGTTAAAAAACGTAATGGATCGTGTTGATATTGTAACAGGTACTTTAGGAAAAGCACTTGGAGGTGCAATGGGAGGCTATACAACGGGGAAAAAAGAAATTATTGAAATTTTACGTCAACGTTCTCGCCCGTATTTATTTTCAAACTCATTAGCACCAGCAATTGTAGGGGCATCGTTAAAAGTATTTGACTTATTATCAAATGATACCTCATTACGAGATAAATTAGAATGGAATACGAATTACTTCCGTACAGAGATGGAAAAAGCTGGTTTTGACTTGGTAGGTGCAGACGCAGCTATTGTTCCAGTTATGTTATATGATGCAAAACTATCTCAAAACATGGCTAATAAGTTATTAGAAGAGGGAATCTATGTAATAGGTTTTTTCTTTCCAGTGGTGCCAAAAGATAAAGCAAGAATTCGTGTGCAACTGTCAGCAGCACATGAAAAAGAACATTTAGATAAAGCGATTGCAGCCTTTACAAAAGTAGGTAAAGAGTTAAATGTGATTTAA
- a CDS encoding F0F1 ATP synthase subunit epsilon translates to MFLEIVTPEAILFSSEVDSVTVPGINGEFQMLNNHVSIVSILTKGAVKIHVHTQNHLVFDDLHGSIGSLPEDDKVLTLPIKSGTLEMKGNKVIILAD, encoded by the coding sequence ATGTTTTTAGAAATTGTAACTCCAGAAGCTATTTTATTTTCATCGGAAGTAGATTCTGTAACTGTACCAGGTATTAACGGAGAGTTTCAAATGTTAAATAATCACGTGTCAATCGTGTCTATTTTAACTAAGGGAGCTGTAAAAATACATGTACATACACAAAATCATTTAGTTTTTGATGATTTACACGGTAGTATTGGAAGTTTACCAGAAGATGATAAAGTCTTAACTTTACCTATAAAATCTGGAACTTTAGAAATGAAAGGTAATAAAGTAATAATCTTAGCAGATTAA
- a CDS encoding exodeoxyribonuclease V subunit beta, whose protein sequence is MGNQSKFQVYNASAGSGKTFTLVKEYLKVLLNSDDIFTFQKILAITFTNKAAGEMKERVLENLQGFSEGKENDLFQIISNEIQVDKATIKHRSKQIIDAVLQNYSAFSITTIDSFTHKIIKSFAYDLGLSLNFEVEMDAVSLLNEAVDVLISKIGTDKDLTKLLIDFSLDKADDDKSWDISRELNEFSRILLNEDDTKHFRGLADKRLVEFTDLKSKLSKHQKEIKIRFIEIGNDGLQIIEVAQIGHKDFYRSMFPNHFLALANNPEKAKFFEDSKLRERVEENNFYAKSKSDAIKNAIEAVLPDLLNLYRESERLYQQFLMNKLALKSIIPLAVLNHINLELTRIKEDNNIRLNAEFNQLISDNIKDQPAPFIYERIGQRFMHYFIDEMQDTSVLQWKNIIPLIDNALAQENSNLLLVGDGKQAIYRWRGGKAEQFISLGSAVDNPFHVPKEIKTLETNYRSYTEVIDFNNQFFQHISNFLQNENYRQLFIEGNKQLKTVKEGGFVSLSFLDKEDEKENEALKYPKKILETIRSLEKDFSLNEICILVRKKKDGISVANYLSENGINIISSETLLLQNSAKVNFIVDVLQVIQHSNDKETLLEVLYFLHEHLKLKTDKHLFISEIIHQPNEIVFKELIKYKLFFDLSTFHQLPFYEKAEEIIRSFKLIDSSDAYVQFFLDVVLEQQRKGTSIQEFLDFWEVKKANLSIVAPESGNAVQVMTIHKSKGLEFPVVIFPYDLEIYRQVNPKIWLNQLPESFEGFKELLVPFNKDLKSISNRSSEIYDHQREELELDNFNLLYVALTRSVEQLHVITEYKISAKGEENTNFYSGIFINYLKEKGLWSNDELEYSFGNRSRVSKQKINTSIAETQEEFITTPWQEHNIHMLASASKLWNNEQGKAIEFGNLIHEMMAKIITKNDVETIVNKYEQEGVINKEQAKTIYIDINKIVNHIELQNYYSKNVTIYNEREIVDVDNQIMIPDRLVFDNEEVTIIDYKTGKPSNSYHQQLLRYERVLKSMNFKVVKKLLIYINEEILVEEV, encoded by the coding sequence GTGGGAAATCAATCTAAATTTCAAGTATATAATGCATCTGCAGGTAGTGGGAAAACTTTCACACTTGTAAAAGAGTATTTAAAAGTATTATTGAATTCTGATGATATTTTTACTTTCCAGAAGATATTAGCAATTACTTTTACGAATAAGGCTGCTGGAGAAATGAAAGAGCGTGTGTTAGAGAACTTGCAAGGGTTTTCTGAAGGAAAAGAAAATGATTTATTTCAAATTATTAGTAATGAAATTCAAGTAGATAAAGCTACTATTAAGCACAGAAGTAAGCAAATCATAGATGCTGTTTTGCAAAATTACTCAGCTTTTTCTATTACAACTATTGATAGTTTTACGCATAAAATTATTAAAAGTTTTGCGTATGACTTGGGATTGTCGCTTAATTTTGAAGTAGAAATGGATGCAGTTTCTCTCTTAAATGAAGCTGTTGATGTATTAATTTCTAAAATTGGTACAGATAAAGATCTAACAAAATTATTAATAGACTTTTCTTTAGATAAAGCTGATGATGATAAATCATGGGATATTTCTCGTGAGTTAAATGAATTTTCTAGAATTTTATTAAATGAAGATGATACAAAACATTTTAGAGGACTAGCTGATAAAAGATTAGTCGAGTTTACTGATTTAAAAAGTAAGTTATCTAAACATCAAAAAGAAATTAAAATCCGATTTATAGAAATTGGTAATGATGGTTTACAGATTATAGAGGTAGCGCAGATTGGTCATAAAGATTTTTATAGATCTATGTTTCCAAATCATTTTTTAGCATTAGCTAACAACCCTGAAAAAGCAAAGTTTTTTGAAGATTCGAAACTACGTGAGCGTGTTGAAGAGAATAATTTTTATGCAAAATCAAAATCGGACGCTATAAAAAACGCTATTGAAGCTGTTTTACCTGATTTATTGAACTTATATAGAGAATCTGAAAGGCTGTATCAGCAATTCTTAATGAATAAGTTGGCATTAAAAAGTATTATTCCTTTAGCTGTTTTAAATCACATAAATTTAGAATTAACACGTATAAAAGAAGATAATAACATTCGGTTAAACGCTGAATTCAATCAATTAATTTCTGATAATATAAAAGATCAGCCAGCGCCGTTTATTTATGAACGAATAGGGCAACGATTTATGCATTACTTTATTGATGAAATGCAAGACACATCAGTATTACAATGGAAAAACATAATTCCGTTAATAGATAATGCACTAGCGCAAGAAAATAGTAATTTATTGTTAGTAGGAGATGGAAAGCAAGCTATTTATCGTTGGCGTGGTGGAAAAGCAGAACAGTTTATTTCATTAGGATCAGCTGTAGATAACCCGTTTCATGTTCCGAAAGAAATAAAAACATTAGAAACCAACTACAGAAGTTATACGGAGGTTATAGATTTTAATAATCAGTTTTTTCAACACATTTCCAATTTTCTTCAAAATGAAAATTATAGACAATTGTTTATAGAAGGGAACAAGCAGTTAAAAACAGTTAAAGAGGGTGGATTTGTTTCGCTGTCTTTTTTAGATAAGGAAGATGAAAAAGAAAATGAGGCTTTAAAATACCCGAAAAAAATTTTAGAAACGATTAGGAGTTTAGAAAAAGATTTTTCTTTAAACGAAATATGCATTTTGGTGCGTAAGAAAAAAGACGGAATTTCGGTTGCCAATTATTTATCTGAAAACGGAATAAATATTATTTCATCAGAAACATTATTATTACAAAATAGCGCTAAGGTTAATTTTATTGTTGATGTTTTACAAGTTATTCAACATAGTAATGATAAAGAAACTTTATTAGAGGTACTGTATTTTTTGCATGAGCATTTGAAGTTAAAAACTGATAAGCATTTATTTATATCGGAAATTATTCATCAGCCTAACGAGATTGTTTTTAAAGAATTAATAAAATATAAATTATTTTTTGACTTGTCTACTTTTCATCAATTACCATTTTATGAGAAAGCAGAAGAAATTATTAGAAGCTTTAAATTAATTGACTCTTCTGACGCTTATGTGCAGTTTTTTTTAGATGTTGTTTTAGAACAACAACGAAAAGGAACAAGTATTCAAGAATTTTTAGATTTTTGGGAAGTTAAAAAAGCAAATTTAAGTATTGTAGCCCCCGAAAGTGGTAATGCAGTTCAAGTAATGACAATTCATAAGTCTAAAGGGTTAGAATTTCCTGTGGTTATTTTTCCGTATGATTTAGAGATTTATCGACAAGTAAATCCAAAAATTTGGCTAAATCAGCTGCCTGAGAGTTTCGAAGGTTTTAAAGAACTATTGGTTCCGTTTAATAAAGATTTGAAATCGATAAGTAATCGAAGTTCAGAAATATATGATCATCAGCGTGAAGAATTGGAATTAGATAATTTTAACCTTCTATATGTGGCATTAACGCGTTCGGTTGAACAATTACATGTTATTACTGAATATAAAATTTCGGCAAAGGGAGAGGAGAATACTAATTTTTATTCAGGAATTTTTATCAACTATTTAAAGGAAAAAGGCCTTTGGAGTAATGATGAATTGGAATATTCTTTTGGTAATCGATCTAGAGTTAGTAAACAAAAAATAAATACTTCTATCGCAGAGACCCAGGAAGAGTTTATAACAACACCTTGGCAAGAACATAATATTCATATGTTAGCAAGTGCATCTAAACTTTGGAACAATGAACAAGGTAAGGCTATTGAGTTTGGAAATTTGATTCATGAAATGATGGCTAAAATCATTACAAAGAATGATGTAGAAACAATAGTAAATAAATATGAACAAGAAGGAGTTATTAATAAAGAGCAAGCAAAGACTATTTATATAGATATTAATAAAATAGTAAATCATATAGAATTACAAAATTATTATTCAAAAAATGTAACGATATATAATGAACGTGAAATTGTAGATGTTGATAATCAGATTATGATTCCTGATAGGTTAGTTTTTGATAATGAAGAGGTTACTATTATTGACTATAAGACAGGGAAACCATCAAATAGTTATCACCAGCAATTATTGCGATATGAAAGAGTTTTAAAATCGATGAATTTTAAAGTTGTTAAAAAACTACTTATATATATTAATGAAGAAATTTTGGTTGAAGAAGTTTAA
- a CDS encoding twin-arginine translocase TatA/TatE family subunit produces the protein MNGIFLFIGGPEIFIILLIVVMLFGADKIPEIARGLGKGMRQIKDATNDIKKEINDSAKNQGIDADFVRDIKKEVTKVKDNIDDFTGPIKRK, from the coding sequence ATGAATGGAATATTTTTATTTATAGGTGGTCCTGAGATTTTTATAATCTTACTAATAGTTGTTATGTTATTTGGTGCGGATAAAATTCCTGAAATAGCTAGAGGGCTAGGAAAAGGTATGCGTCAAATTAAAGATGCCACTAACGATATTAAAAAAGAAATTAACGATAGTGCTAAAAATCAAGGCATTGATGCTGATTTTGTAAGGGATATAAAAAAAGAAGTTACAAAAGTTAAAGATAATATTGACGATTTTACAGGGCCTATAAAAAGAAAATAG
- the atpD gene encoding F0F1 ATP synthase subunit beta has product MSTITGKVSQIIGPVIDVEFNIENAELPRIYDSLEIKKADGSILVLEVQQHIGEDTVRTISMDATDGLSRGTEVIATGNPIQMPIGNDIYGRLFNVTGDAIDGLGNLPKTGDSGLSIHRQAPKFEDLSVSTEVLFTGIKVIDLIEPYAKGGKIGLFGGAGVGKTVLIQELINNIAKGHGGLSVFAGVGERTREGNDLLREMLESGIIKYGDDFMHSMEEGGWDLSKVDKPGMRGSKATFVFGQMNEPPGARARVALSGLTIAEYFRDGAGEAQGKDVLFFVDNIFRFTQAGSEVSALLGRMPSAVGYQPTLATEMGAMQERITSTKKGSITSVQAVYVPADDLTDPAPATTFAHLDATTVLSRKIAELGIYPAVDPLDSTSRILSAEVLGDEHYNTATRVKEILQRYKELQDIIAILGMEELSEEDKLVVHRARRVQRFLSQPFHVAEQFTGIPGCLVDIKDTIKGFNMIMDGELDKYPEAAFNLKGSIQEAIDAGEKMLTEA; this is encoded by the coding sequence ATGTCTACAATAACAGGTAAAGTTTCTCAAATTATTGGTCCAGTTATCGATGTTGAGTTCAATATAGAAAATGCTGAATTACCAAGAATTTACGATTCATTAGAAATTAAAAAAGCTGATGGTTCTATTCTAGTTTTAGAAGTTCAACAACATATAGGTGAAGATACGGTTCGTACTATTTCTATGGATGCAACTGATGGTTTAAGTAGAGGTACAGAAGTTATCGCTACTGGTAATCCAATTCAAATGCCAATAGGGAATGATATTTATGGTCGTTTATTCAACGTTACAGGTGATGCTATTGATGGATTAGGAAATTTACCAAAAACTGGAGATTCAGGTTTGTCAATTCACCGTCAAGCACCAAAATTTGAAGATTTATCAGTTTCGACTGAAGTTTTATTTACTGGGATTAAAGTAATTGATTTAATTGAACCTTATGCAAAAGGAGGTAAAATTGGATTGTTTGGTGGAGCCGGAGTTGGTAAAACTGTATTAATTCAAGAGTTAATTAACAACATTGCAAAAGGACATGGTGGTTTATCTGTCTTTGCAGGTGTAGGTGAAAGAACTCGTGAAGGAAACGATTTATTAAGAGAGATGTTAGAGTCAGGAATTATCAAGTATGGTGATGACTTTATGCACTCTATGGAAGAAGGAGGATGGGATTTATCTAAAGTAGATAAGCCAGGTATGAGAGGATCAAAAGCTACTTTCGTATTCGGACAAATGAATGAGCCACCTGGAGCACGTGCACGTGTTGCATTATCTGGTTTAACAATTGCTGAGTATTTCCGTGATGGGGCAGGAGAAGCGCAAGGAAAAGATGTGCTGTTTTTCGTAGATAATATCTTCCGTTTTACACAAGCAGGTTCTGAAGTATCGGCGTTATTAGGTCGTATGCCATCGGCAGTAGGATATCAGCCAACATTAGCTACAGAAATGGGAGCAATGCAAGAACGTATTACTTCTACTAAAAAAGGATCTATTACCTCTGTACAAGCAGTTTATGTGCCTGCAGATGATTTAACAGATCCAGCACCAGCTACTACATTTGCGCATTTAGATGCAACTACGGTATTATCTCGTAAAATTGCCGAATTAGGTATTTATCCTGCTGTAGATCCATTAGATTCTACTTCAAGAATTTTATCTGCTGAAGTATTAGGAGATGAACATTATAATACAGCAACAAGAGTAAAAGAAATTTTACAAAGATATAAAGAGTTACAAGATATTATTGCCATTTTAGGTATGGAAGAATTATCTGAAGAAGATAAATTAGTAGTACACAGAGCACGTCGTGTACAACGTTTCTTATCTCAACCTTTCCACGTTGCTGAGCAATTTACAGGTATTCCAGGATGTTTAGTAGACATTAAAGATACTATTAAAGGGTTTAACATGATTATGGATGGGGAATTAGATAAATATCCTGAAGCTGCATTTAACTTAAAAGGATCAATTCAAGAAGCAATTGATGCTGGAGAAAAAATGTTAACTGAAGCATAG
- a CDS encoding helix-turn-helix domain-containing protein, with translation MQEILNQLVYFGFLQSLFLISIYMFSLKKRASVNGFMIAFVCVITIGLLGKTLYNANIWGKNFRLIALSEFSALLFGPTIYLFIRSVLNRTKFSKSDLIHYIPGVSYSVFILVYFMIPEDSVIIDRVKTGELQRVIYACHAVGLVVNILYWWLGYKVYKDFCDMIKNEVSYVPHTRFLVTFLYVTGFCLLIWVILFLTSFFGFSMLERNARPYIWIILSFIILFINYYVIVSPKVLSFIPEMSLKKYTQSKLSLDDLERLKQELDKLMLDKKPYLNNKLLKTELAQMLGVNNPELARLLNENIGMNFFEYVNYYRIKEFVNLASTKKAKQLTFFGLAQEAGFNSKTTFNKSFKKLMGVSPTTYFNQNT, from the coding sequence ATGCAAGAAATTCTAAATCAATTAGTTTATTTTGGTTTTTTACAAAGCCTTTTTTTAATATCAATATATATGTTTTCTCTAAAAAAAAGAGCAAGTGTTAATGGGTTTATGATTGCTTTTGTATGTGTTATTACAATAGGTTTACTAGGTAAAACTTTATATAATGCGAATATTTGGGGTAAGAATTTTAGATTGATAGCATTATCTGAATTTTCAGCGTTACTTTTTGGACCTACAATATATCTTTTTATACGTTCAGTATTAAATAGAACAAAGTTCTCAAAATCAGATTTGATACATTATATTCCGGGAGTATCTTATTCTGTATTTATTCTAGTGTATTTTATGATTCCAGAAGATTCAGTTATTATCGATAGAGTTAAAACGGGAGAATTACAGAGAGTAATTTATGCTTGTCATGCAGTAGGTTTAGTTGTGAATATACTATACTGGTGGTTAGGTTACAAGGTTTATAAAGATTTTTGTGATATGATAAAGAATGAGGTTTCTTACGTGCCACATACCCGTTTTTTAGTCACTTTCTTGTACGTAACAGGTTTTTGTTTGCTAATATGGGTAATCCTTTTTCTAACAAGTTTTTTTGGTTTCTCTATGTTAGAAAGAAATGCACGTCCTTATATCTGGATTATTTTAAGTTTTATAATTCTATTTATAAACTATTATGTGATTGTTTCTCCAAAGGTTTTAAGTTTTATTCCAGAGATGTCTTTAAAGAAATACACGCAATCTAAGCTAAGTTTAGATGATTTAGAAAGGTTAAAACAAGAACTAGATAAATTGATGTTAGATAAAAAGCCATATTTAAATAATAAATTATTAAAAACAGAATTAGCGCAAATGTTAGGAGTTAATAATCCAGAATTAGCTAGACTACTTAATGAAAACATAGGAATGAACTTTTTTGAATATGTGAATTACTATCGCATTAAAGAGTTTGTAAATTTAGCAAGTACAAAAAAAGCAAAACAACTTACTTTTTTTGGCTTAGCTCAAGAAGCAGGTTTTAATTCTAAAACAACATTTAATAAATCATTTAAAAAATTAATGGGAGTTTCTCCTACGACTTATTTTAATCAAAATACATAA